The DNA window aaataagtggtcTACGTTAGCAAATCCCATTAAATATTAACATGTACAAAATGAGAATGATCGATTATGgttgaaacaaataaaataatacaaataaatagattaaactaaattaataaatagtgttaaaaaataagtatCATCGAATAAAAAACTAACACAACATatcatactaataaaaataaaataatataaaaatatatacatgcaGTTTGATTCGGatcggttttgaaaaatcaatccaAAATCTGATCTGAACCGAGTGGCTTTGGatcggtttgcggtttttatttgGATTGGTTTGGACTTGAACACCCCTAACAATAAGGTATGTGGAAATGGGAATATCACATCACTAACTCAAATGCAAAAGCAGAGGCGGAGTTGCAGAGACAAGAATTGGAAgtcattttgaaagaagttaagcCTAATATGGATGAAGAAGACAAGCTTGCTTGGAGTTTATGTATATATGGGAAATTCAGTGTGAAAAGTTGTTACAAAGGATTAAGAAAATTAGAGGAAGAGGATGTGATGTATGTTGAATCAAAAGGAGCTATCACACGAATTTAGAATTCTAAGGTTCCTCCTACGATCAAGACTATTCAGTGGAGGATTTTGTTGCATAGAGTTCCAACAAGAGACCAAATAGTAAGCAGGAGAATCATACATAATGCTCATGGGAAGGTTTTTGCATGCTATTTTGCAAATGAAGAAAGCATAACACATTTGCTATTTCAATGTAGAATAAGTGTAAGGGTGTAGCAAAATGTATTTCAATGGATGGATATGGAGGTTAAGGCAAGTGAATATTGTAGGGAACACTTCCAAAATTACATAAGGGCTTTGCAAGGTAAGGTAAGGATGAATAAGGTTAGGGTAACTTGGCTTGCCACGGTTTGTTCCTAGCTGTCCAGATTTTGTGAAAAATCCCCACAATACACGCATGAATGACAGCTTTAGCATGCGGTGCCCAATTGTAATTCAGCATAATTTTGAAATCATCAATACTTAATATATTCAAATTTAGATCCAACATAGCAACCATACAATTCCATATCTTTGTTGCAAAAGCACATTCAAAGAAGAGGTGATTTGAAGTTTCACTCCCAACACTGCATAAACTGCAAATGGAAGGGAAAGAGAACCCTCTTAGCATCATATTTTCATCTGTAGGCATTTTGTTGTGAATGAACCTCCACACCAGCATAGAGTGAGAGGGGGGAGAATCCACATCCCAAGGAAATGACTTCCAATCAGAACTGGTGCAAGGGTTGATAATTGTGTTATAAGCTTCCTTGAAAGCCAAACAACCATTGGAGTTATGCTTCCAAGCAAACAGATCATCCACTTCAACTTCAACAATTTAAAACTTAGAAATAGTGCTTAAAAGATCAGGCAAAGCTACTTGAATGTTATCCTTAACCTGCCCAGATTCGTGCCACCAGTCTCTGACCTTAGAAGTGAGAGCATAGTGAAACTGATTTGGAATTTTATACTTGATTGCTAGTATCTCTCCAGTCCAATTATCAAGCCAGAAGTTGGTGTTTCTCCCATTATCTATGCTCCACATACCATTTTCAATGACATTTCCATGGACTTCTCTTATGACATTCCAAATGGAAGATTTTATAGCATAACTTATGAGTCTACCATTCCTCTTCACTCTCCCATTTAGCAAAGAAGACCAGCTTTGATTGTCATTTAGAAACTTCCAACACAATTGCATATTAGTAGCTGAGTTGAAGGCTTTTAAGGATATGATCCCTAAGCCTCCTTCATTCAATTTCCTACAGCATGTCTTCTAAGCAACTGTGACTAACTTCTTTTTATCAATGCTACCACTCCATATAAAGTTCCTTAGCCTGCTCTCTATCTTCTTTATGATGCTGCCTGGCCAATTATAGATTGAAATGCTATGAACAACCATACTGAGGATGACTGATTTAACCAGTTGAGTCCTCCCAGCCATAGTAAGAATTTTGGCTTTCCATGCTGCTAACTTCAGTCTGATGTTATCTGCAATTGGAAGAAAAAAGCAAGCCTTAGGTTTACCTATGAAAATAGGGACTCCTAGATATATGAAAGGAGGACTAGCCAAAGAAAATCCAATTAGATTAGCCAAACTAGTATGCCTGGCTTGGGACAGTCCACCAGCATATGTCAAGGATTTGGAAAAGTTACAAATCTGGCCTGAGCAGTTGCCATAATCTTTAAGAAGATCTGATATTGCCTTTATGGATTTAGAATCTCCTCTACAGAAAATCATAATATCATCTGCAAAAAGAGTGTGTGAAGGAACCATGCAGTATTTTTTAGCCCTAATAAGATTTAATTTGGTTAGTATGCACAAGGTGAGTTATCCCTCTACTAAGAACATCTTAAGCCAAGCAAAAAAGCAAGGGAGATAGAGGATCTCCTTTCCTAACTCCCTTAGAGCATTTGAAGTAGCCAATACTTTTACCATTGAAACCTATAGATATATTAGCAGAGGTAAGGATAGTATAAATCCAGCCACAAAAAACAGAATTGAAACCAAAGCCTTTAAGGGTTTTAATGAGGAAATCCCAATTGAGGGTGTCAAAAGCTTTAGCTATATCAATTTTCAAGGCTACATTGCCACTGAAGCCTTTATTTTTAAGAGTATTGATGGCTTCAGATGTGAGACAGATCCCATCTCTAATGCTTTTTCCAGAAACAAACCCTTTTTGCTCATCTGAGACCAAATTAGGAAGGATGGAAGCAAGTCTGTCAGCTAAGATTCTGGAtatgattttgagttttaaatTAGCTAAGGCAATAGGTCTAAATTGTCCCAGACTACTAGCCCCTTTAATTATCAAAACTAATGTGTTAGCATTGAAGTTAGGCATAATCCACCCATGCTTGAAGAATTGTAAAACAGCTTCTATAACATCAGATTTTATAATGCTCCAGTATTTTTGATAGAAGACTCCACCAAGCCCATCAGGTCCAGGTGCAGAATCAGGGTTGAGATTTAGGATAGCCTTATGAATCTCATCAAGGCTAGGTAACATTGTAAGGATCTTATTGGTTTGATCATTAACCAGGGAAGGTATTACCTTGTTGATTAAGTCATTTTACTGAAGAGGAGTGTTCTTATTGAAAAGCTTAGTAAAATGATTAACTATATGATTTTCC is part of the Vicia villosa cultivar HV-30 ecotype Madison, WI linkage group LG2, Vvil1.0, whole genome shotgun sequence genome and encodes:
- the LOC131649451 gene encoding uncharacterized protein LOC131649451, with protein sequence MVPSHTLFADDIMIFCRGDSKSIKAISDLLKDYGNCSGQICNFSKSLTYAGGLSQARHTSLANLIGFSLASPPFIYLGVPIFIGKPKACFFLPIADNIRLKLAAWKAKILTMAGRTQLVKSVILSMVVHSISIYNWPGSIIKKIESRLRNFIWSGSIDKKKLVTVA